GGTTTTTCAGTTATGCAGGGTTTGCTGGTAAAGACAGGATTTACAACACCGGAAAAGATCGGTGAAAGGACTTCGATCTATAATCAGGCTGTCATGTACAGTTGTGTTGGGAAACTATTATAGCAGGGGAGAGAGCAGTCTTGCAGATTTTTCGAGTAGCTGTCTGCCGGTACTGCGCTTCAGCCATTCAGCATAGATCACTTCTTCTGCATCTTCCAGGTCCTGGAGGAAAACTTCAGTCATTTTTTCTCCGAACGCCTGGTCGTAAATAATGGTATTGAGCTCAAAATTGAGGTCGAAGCTGCGGAAGTCGATATTGGCGGAGCCCACCATACTGAGGGTATCATCTATCACCAGAGTTTTGGAATGCACAAATCCTTTTTGATAAAGATAGATACGCACTCCGCATTCGAGCAATGGTTCGAAGTAGGATTGCGTGGCATAATTCACCGTTTTTGAATCTGATATACCGGGAACCAGCAAACGAACATCGCAACCGCTGAGCGCAGCTTTTTTGATAGCATCGTAAATGCTGTTATTGGGAATGAAATAGGGCGTGGTGATATATACTTTTTGCTGTGCATTGGCGATGGCGGTGAAATAGCTGAGCATTACATCCGCGCGCGGATAATCCGGGCCGCTCACAGCGATCTGTGTGAGCATTCCGAAATCAGGGCGGCGGTTGGGAATGGGAAAGAGCTCATTGTTGGGCGTGAGGTTCTGGTCTGAGCAGAAATTCCAGTCGGCCAGGAAATGGTATTGCAGGTTGAGTACTGCCGGGCCTTCGATCATCACATGAGTGTCGCGCCAGTAAAGCTTTTTGGGGTCATCTCCATTGATATACTTGTCGGATACATTGATGCCGCCGGTGAATCCAGTTTGTCCATCCACAATGATCACTTTACGGTGGTTGCGGTAATTGATGCGGCTGGCGAGGAAAACGAAATAGATCTTGTAGAAGGGATAGATCTCCACACCGGCCTGTTCCAGTTCCCGCACCCATCTTTTTTTGAGGCCGTTGCTGCCGAAATCATCGTAGATGAAACGCACTTTCACTCCTTCGCGGGCTTTGCGCATGAGGATGGCTTTGATCTGGTTACCGATCTCATCATTGTCGTAAATATAATACTGGATATGGATGCTGCTTTGAGCTGCTTCCAGGGCTTTGATCACATCGGGGAATTTGTTCTCTCCGTTCAGCAGGAGCTTGATATGGTTCAATGATAGGAAGGAGAGAGAATCCTTGATCAGCAGGCGGGCGAGGCCGGCAAAATTGCCTACATCATCATGATGTGATTGCAATAAGCGGAGGGCGGATTCATCGATGTCTTTGCGGAGGTTTTGCAGGAGGTATTCGTCGGTAATGATCTTTTTGTTGTAGATCTTTCGTTTCCTGTAATTGACTCCCAGTGAAAAATAAACAATGCTGCCGGCAACGGGCAGCACGATGGTGAGGAGCAGGTAACCCAATGCCTTGCTCACATTCACCGTATCGAAAATGATACGGATCATGGTAAAGATCATCAGGGCATAGACACATACAATCAGGATGATCTCAGTAACTGGGCTCATATTTGTTGGTTATGGTGCGGCCGGGCCGGGGTTACCCTAGTACTTGAACGTAGGGCAAAGGCTTTGGCGTCGGTCGCCATTGTATTCGTCGTAATATCCTCGCTTCATCAATGCGAACTCCAGGGCGCCGCGGGTATTGTTGTACTGCTTTAGCCCGGAAGTGGTGGCATCGTAGGTGAAGGTAAGACGAATACCCTTCCATTCAAACCCGATCATGGGAATAAAGGCATCGCCGGGGCGGTAGTAGATGCCACCGAGTACCTGGGATTCGCCTTCTTCGCCCAGGTTGTACTGGGCATAGAGGCCGCCAACGGTTTCAGAAGCATTGGCCTGGCGGGAATGGTACACCATCGGGTTCACGATAACGTCTTCATGCACTTTGATACTGGCATTCAGGAATGCGGTATAACGCATGGGGATACGCGAATTTTCATCGCCGATGGGGTCTGTGTTGAAAAAGGATTCACGGGGTCTGTTGAGGTGCCAGGCGGAAACGCCTGCATTGATATATACTTTGTCAGTAGGGAAGAACGCGTAGTTCATGCCCATCTGTACATCGAAATAGTTGATATTGGGATTGTCGAGATAAGCGTTGGTGGGGAGTTTGCTATCGAAGAATTCGCCGTCGAACTGATCGGGGAATTTAAGGTCGGTGGTGTTCACGCGTTTGTTCACCCAGCCGATATTGAAGCCGGCGGAGATCAGGTGCGCCACGCCAACCATCTGATGATAGGCAACGGAGCCGTACACTTTGGTGGAAGTAAGGCTGCCGGAACCTGCCTGGTCGCGGAGGATCAATCCACCCACACCCATCCAGCCACTGGTGATACGGTCGCGGAAGATCTGTGCATCGCCCCAGATGCTGTAAGTCTTATAAGGCATGGTCATGATAGTAGACCACTGGTTCCTGTAATTGGCGCCGATACGATAATCTGCATCGGGAATAAATCCTGTATTGGCAGGATTGGTGCTCAGTGGGGAATTGAACCACTGGGAGAAATGCAGATCCTGCGCGTGCAGGTTACCCATGAAAATCATTCCTGCCAGCGTGAGAATATATGAAAATCTCAGGCAGGAATGGGTCCTCGCCGCGTTGCTGCACATTTCTGGTGACTGATGGCTGGATTTCATGTGAAATGATTTATCGTATCAAAGTAATATCGCCCGTTTTTGTTACCCTTCTACCGTCGGTGAACTGAACTTCTAACGTGTATACATATACGTCCATTGGTTGCAGTTGTCCACGGAATGTACCATCCCATCCGGCGAGCCTGTTATTGGTTTCGAAAACTTTCTGACCATTGCGGTTATAGATCTTCCAGGTCATGGTATTGATACCGAAGCCCTGAACCATAACGATGCTGTTCCTGCCGCCACGGCCCGGTGTGAATGCATTGGGCACGTCCAGTAAAGGATTCACCCAGGCATGCACGATAGTGGTGGCTGTATCTGTACACTCATACTGGTTGAAAGTGATCAATGTTACATTGTATGTACCGGTGGCATTGTACTGATGATGCACAGTGTCCAGGTTATTGGTGATCCTTTCTTCTCCGTCACCGAAGATCCATTTATGTCTTATGCCGTTGGAATTGTTCGTGAATACGGCTGGTTTGTTGATATCCGTAGTTTGATCAGGCTGTGGTCCTACCACTGCAACAGGTTTGGGATTCACTGTGAGGGTGAATGTGGTGTCGTGCACCTTGTTGCAGGTTGAATTATCGTAAGCTGTCAGCCTAACGGTATATGTACCCAGGTTTGGATAGGTATGTGTTGGATTCTCATCTGTTGAGATGGGGCTGCCGTCGCCGAAGTCCCATTCAAAATTGGTACCTGCAATAGAGGTGTTGGTGAATACGGCATCGTAAGGCTGACATCCCATTGGCGGTGTTACGAATTGGGCGCGCACATTGGCGGCAATACGAACATTCTTCACTACTGTGTCTGGTGAGTTGCAGTAGCGGTCGTCATTGGCCAGAATGAGCTTCACCGGATAGGTGCCCGGGCCAAAGAATTTATGGGTGATATCCCTGTCGTCCGTGGTCACTTTTGCGGAGCCATCTGCAAAATCCCAGGTAAAGGAAGTTGGGAGGAAAGGCTGGGCATTGGGTGCGAGTGTAGACAGGTTGTCTAACAGGAATTCAGTTGATTCGCAGGGACCGAGTTTTGTAAAGGAGAAATCGATATTAGCCTTATCGTTTCTCACAAGGATGGTGAGGAAAGATGTGTCACGGATATTGCAGCTGGCTGAGTCAACAGCGATCAGGCGTACCCGGTAGGTGCCGATATTATTATAAGTGAAGGCTGCTGTGGGCGTTGGCAGGATCGCATCTGTAACTCCATCTCCATCGAAGTCCCATTCATAGGTTTTGGCATTGGCGATAGTATCGCGGAAGGTCACGTCAAATGGTGCGCAGCCGGATGTATCCGGCCGGCCTCCGGAATATGCTTTGGGTGCTGAGATCACTCCGGCGAAATTGAAGCGGATCTTTACTGCTGCCAGGTTACAGCCTGCATCTCCGGCGCCATTGGTCTGTGACCATACATTGGGCGTAACGGGGAAGGGCTGGTTGATCGGATATTGTGATCCTCTGAAACAGTTGGCGCAGAGTGCCTGGTAGATCACGCCCAGTTCGTCGTAGCGGCTGGTGCCGCCGTCTACATGCTCACCTTCGCCACCCATTTGTCCGAAGTAGGAACCATACAATAATTCTGCTGCATCTTTCTTCAATACAAAGAAGTAGAGGTCGCGGTCATCTGTAGTGGTCTTCATCGCGTCGGCGGAAAGGGGCATTCCCAGTACGCCACCGGTATTGTAGGGATTGGAGTTGGGAGCGATCCATCCACCCCATCCAGAAATATAAACGTTTTCACAGCGGTCTACGAGGAAGGCAACCGGAGACATATTCGGTTGTCGCCTGCCGTTACCAAACACGGTACTGTATTCGATACCTGAGAGGTCTCTTCTCAGTTTGACGATGAACTGCGCGGATCCGGCCTGGCCGTATGCTGCATTGATGATGGGCCAGTTGCCGCCTTCAGTAACGCCCATTACATAGGGGTACTGATTGCGATCGAAGCGGATACCGTAAATGGCATCGAATGAGCCTGTACCGAGATAGGTGCGTTTGAGAGCGGTTCCTCCATCGTTACTGATCTGCAGGATAAAACCATCCATGCCACCGGCAGGATTCGGTTGATGGGCGCCGGTATTGCTGCCGGGAAGGTCGCCACTGTTGGTGGTGCCTGCAACGTAAATATCGCGGGTAACCGGATGAACGGCCAGTACAAATGCGCCGTCATCGCCGCTGCCACCAAGGAATGAGCTCCAGACCAGGTTGCGGCAATCCCGATCGATCTTCAGCACAACGCCGTCCTGCCTGCCACCACCGGGTGTTGTCTGGAACGCGCCACTGGTTACATGGAAACCACCTGTAGGGCTCATTGATTGTGTTTGCGCAGCTACATAAATGGCGCCATCTGCATCCAGTACCACTTCACTTCTTGAATCATCTCCATAGAAGCGCA
This portion of the Pseudobacter ginsenosidimutans genome encodes:
- the cls gene encoding cardiolipin synthase; translation: MSPVTEIILIVCVYALMIFTMIRIIFDTVNVSKALGYLLLTIVLPVAGSIVYFSLGVNYRKRKIYNKKIITDEYLLQNLRKDIDESALRLLQSHHDDVGNFAGLARLLIKDSLSFLSLNHIKLLLNGENKFPDVIKALEAAQSSIHIQYYIYDNDEIGNQIKAILMRKAREGVKVRFIYDDFGSNGLKKRWVRELEQAGVEIYPFYKIYFVFLASRINYRNHRKVIIVDGQTGFTGGINVSDKYINGDDPKKLYWRDTHVMIEGPAVLNLQYHFLADWNFCSDQNLTPNNELFPIPNRRPDFGMLTQIAVSGPDYPRADVMLSYFTAIANAQQKVYITTPYFIPNNSIYDAIKKAALSGCDVRLLVPGISDSKTVNYATQSYFEPLLECGVRIYLYQKGFVHSKTLVIDDTLSMVGSANIDFRSFDLNFELNTIIYDQAFGEKMTEVFLQDLEDAEEVIYAEWLKRSTGRQLLEKSARLLSPLL
- a CDS encoding PorP/SprF family type IX secretion system membrane protein; its protein translation is MKSSHQSPEMCSNAARTHSCLRFSYILTLAGMIFMGNLHAQDLHFSQWFNSPLSTNPANTGFIPDADYRIGANYRNQWSTIMTMPYKTYSIWGDAQIFRDRITSGWMGVGGLILRDQAGSGSLTSTKVYGSVAYHQMVGVAHLISAGFNIGWVNKRVNTTDLKFPDQFDGEFFDSKLPTNAYLDNPNINYFDVQMGMNYAFFPTDKVYINAGVSAWHLNRPRESFFNTDPIGDENSRIPMRYTAFLNASIKVHEDVIVNPMVYHSRQANASETVGGLYAQYNLGEEGESQVLGGIYYRPGDAFIPMIGFEWKGIRLTFTYDATTSGLKQYNNTRGALEFALMKRGYYDEYNGDRRQSLCPTFKY
- a CDS encoding DUF7948 domain-containing protein — translated: MGRKNLIAVALLCLATLHLSAQNGSGTFEFIENKGQWNKEIRFKGEFATGAFFLTSRGFSVNMYHPDDLDRAHKHYHHGHGDNGISRPPRDKRTSTNATQDPSEPGTGSGNNNTQDPNPMIVRGHTYLVEFEGANPNPQIIPEKAVSNNTSYFIGNDPSKWASNVGTYTALTYKNVYEGIDVRYYADYGNLKYDIIVHPGADLSKVRMQYSGAEKLSTRNGELLIKTSVGTVRERYPYSYQFDMSSGRQEVECKFVVANSNTVKFDVKNYNRNSTLVIDPTVIFVSFTGSFANEYGFTATPAPDGSLYSGSIVFGEGFRTTSGAYKQNFQGGVAGRGTDVGIFKFTPNGQRAWATYIGGSDSEYPHSLICDAAGNLVIIGRTYSGTSFPIDATTSGILGGGGNADLFITKLSVNGNALIGSIVIGGSGADCVNYEERQRSNGSGPAAASTMRFYGDDSRSEVVLDADGAIYVAAQTQSMSPTGGFHVTSGAFQTTPGGGRQDGVVLKIDRDCRNLVWSSFLGGSGDDGAFVLAVHPVTRDIYVAGTTNSGDLPGSNTGAHQPNPAGGMDGFILQISNDGGTALKRTYLGTGSFDAIYGIRFDRNQYPYVMGVTEGGNWPIINAAYGQAGSAQFIVKLRRDLSGIEYSTVFGNGRRQPNMSPVAFLVDRCENVYISGWGGWIAPNSNPYNTGGVLGMPLSADAMKTTTDDRDLYFFVLKKDAAELLYGSYFGQMGGEGEHVDGGTSRYDELGVIYQALCANCFRGSQYPINQPFPVTPNVWSQTNGAGDAGCNLAAVKIRFNFAGVISAPKAYSGGRPDTSGCAPFDVTFRDTIANAKTYEWDFDGDGVTDAILPTPTAAFTYNNIGTYRVRLIAVDSASCNIRDTSFLTILVRNDKANIDFSFTKLGPCESTEFLLDNLSTLAPNAQPFLPTSFTWDFADGSAKVTTDDRDITHKFFGPGTYPVKLILANDDRYCNSPDTVVKNVRIAANVRAQFVTPPMGCQPYDAVFTNTSIAGTNFEWDFGDGSPISTDENPTHTYPNLGTYTVRLTAYDNSTCNKVHDTTFTLTVNPKPVAVVGPQPDQTTDINKPAVFTNNSNGIRHKWIFGDGEERITNNLDTVHHQYNATGTYNVTLITFNQYECTDTATTIVHAWVNPLLDVPNAFTPGRGGRNSIVMVQGFGINTMTWKIYNRNGQKVFETNNRLAGWDGTFRGQLQPMDVYVYTLEVQFTDGRRVTKTGDITLIR